The following are encoded together in the Bos javanicus breed banteng chromosome 4, ARS-OSU_banteng_1.0, whole genome shotgun sequence genome:
- the UPP1 gene encoding uridine phosphorylase 1 isoform X1 has product MASTVAETEKPEDHNDLVQLCNPHIAAMKEDILYHFSLSTSTHDFPAMFGDVKFVCVGGSPSRMKAFIKYVAMELGFAHPGADYPNICEGTDRYTMFKVGPVLSVSHGMGVPSIAIMLHELIKLLYHARCSGVTLIRIGTSGGIGLEPGSVVITRQAVDPCFKPEFEQIVLGKREVRNTDLAEQLVQELARCSAELGEFPTVVGNTMCTLDFYEGQGRLDGALCSYTEKDKQEYLQAAYAAGIRNIEMEASVFAAMCNACGLRAAVVCVTLLNRLEGDQISSPHEVLAEYQQRPQRLVGQFIKKRLMQA; this is encoded by the exons ATGGCCTCCACCGTGGCTGAAACGGAGAAGCCGGAAGATCACAA TGACTTGGTGCAGCTTTGCAATCCCCACATAGCAGCAATGAAGGAAGACATCCTCTACCACTTCAGCCTCAGCACTAGCACGCACGATTTCCCAGCCATGTTTGGAGATGTGAAG TTTGTGTGTGTTGGAGGAAGCCCTTCCCGGATGAAAGCCTTCATCAAGTACGTGGCCATGGAGCTGGGCTTTGCCCACCCGGGTGCTGACTATCCCAACATCTGTGAGGGCACTGACCGCTACACCATGTTTAAAGTGGGCCCGGTGCTGTCGGTCAGC CACGGGATGGGCGTCCCCTCCATCGCTATCATGCTGCATGAGCTCATCAAGCTGCTGTACCATGCTCGCTGCTCCGGCGTCACCCTCATCCGCATCGGCACTTCCGGTGGGATAG GTCTGGAGCCCGGCTCCGTGGTCATCACCCGGCAGGCAGTGGACCCGTGCTTTAAGCCGGAGTTCGAGCAGATTGTCCTCGGGAAGCGAGAGGTCCGGAACACGGACCTGGCTGAGCAGCTGGTGCAGGAGCTGGCGCGCTGCTCCGCGGAGCTCGGCGAGTTCCCCACAGTCGTGGGCAACACCATGTGCACCCTGGACTTCTATGAGG GGCAAGGCCGCCTGGACGGGGCACTCTGCTCCTACACTGAAAAGGACAAGCAGGAGTACCTGCAGGCAGCCTACGCGGCCGGCATCCGCAACATCGAGATGGAGGCGTCGGTCTTTGCTGCCATGTGCAACGCCTGTGGCCTCCGAG CGGCCGTGGTGTGCGTCACCCTCCTCAACCGCCTGGAAGGAGACCAGATCAGCAGCCCCCACGAGGTGCTGGCCGAGTACCAGCAGCGGCCCCAGCGGCTAGTAGGCCAATTCATCAAGAAGCGCCTGATGCAGGCCTGA
- the UPP1 gene encoding uridine phosphorylase 1 isoform X3: MGVPSIAIMLHELIKLLYHARCSGVTLIRIGTSGGIGLEPGSVVITRQAVDPCFKPEFEQIVLGKREVRNTDLAEQLVQELARCSAELGEFPTVVGNTMCTLDFYEGQGRLDGALCSYTEKDKQEYLQAAYAAGIRNIEMEASVFAAMCNACGLRAAVVCVTLLNRLEGDQISSPHEVLAEYQQRPQRLVGQFIKKRLMQA, from the exons ATGGGCGTCCCCTCCATCGCTATCATGCTGCATGAGCTCATCAAGCTGCTGTACCATGCTCGCTGCTCCGGCGTCACCCTCATCCGCATCGGCACTTCCGGTGGGATAG GTCTGGAGCCCGGCTCCGTGGTCATCACCCGGCAGGCAGTGGACCCGTGCTTTAAGCCGGAGTTCGAGCAGATTGTCCTCGGGAAGCGAGAGGTCCGGAACACGGACCTGGCTGAGCAGCTGGTGCAGGAGCTGGCGCGCTGCTCCGCGGAGCTCGGCGAGTTCCCCACAGTCGTGGGCAACACCATGTGCACCCTGGACTTCTATGAGG GGCAAGGCCGCCTGGACGGGGCACTCTGCTCCTACACTGAAAAGGACAAGCAGGAGTACCTGCAGGCAGCCTACGCGGCCGGCATCCGCAACATCGAGATGGAGGCGTCGGTCTTTGCTGCCATGTGCAACGCCTGTGGCCTCCGAG CGGCCGTGGTGTGCGTCACCCTCCTCAACCGCCTGGAAGGAGACCAGATCAGCAGCCCCCACGAGGTGCTGGCCGAGTACCAGCAGCGGCCCCAGCGGCTAGTAGGCCAATTCATCAAGAAGCGCCTGATGCAGGCCTGA